The following are encoded in a window of Thermococcus sp. M39 genomic DNA:
- a CDS encoding OB-fold nucleic acid binding domain-containing protein, producing MAVLTKEQIVELIRKQKGLSLDEIEEKIAEIAQRNQISEHAAALLLAEQLGVNLEETAPLMYITDLVPGMRDVNIVGRIMRKYGIREYTKRDGTRGQVAILLIYDSTGKARVVLWDGKVSEYYNKLQVGDIIKIIDANVRESLAGLPELHVNFRSRIIVNPEDPRVEEIPPLEEVRTYSYSRRKIAELMDGEKFIELRGTIAKLYRVIVYDACPECRRKVDYDPGMEVWICPEHGEVTPLKMTVVDFGIDDSTGYIRVTLFGEDAAELLGVDPEEISEKLKELTEMGMTIKEAGRKLAEEEFYPLLGREIVVRGNVVEDRFLGLLLKASSWEDVDYRGEIERVRRELKGILKGVF from the coding sequence ATGGCTGTGCTGACCAAAGAACAGATTGTTGAGCTTATTCGGAAACAGAAAGGACTCAGCTTAGATGAAATCGAGGAAAAGATTGCTGAGATTGCTCAAAGAAATCAGATTTCAGAGCATGCTGCTGCTCTATTATTAGCAGAGCAGCTTGGAGTTAACCTAGAAGAAACAGCGCCTTTAATGTACATCACAGACTTAGTACCAGGCATGAGGGATGTGAACATAGTCGGCAGGATCATGCGCAAGTATGGGATTAGAGAATACACAAAGAGAGATGGAACTAGAGGACAAGTTGCAATCCTCTTAATCTACGACAGCACTGGAAAAGCAAGGGTAGTTCTCTGGGACGGAAAAGTCAGCGAATACTACAACAAGCTCCAGGTTGGGGACATAATCAAGATAATTGACGCAAATGTTAGAGAAAGCTTAGCTGGTCTCCCAGAGCTTCATGTGAACTTCAGGAGCAGAATAATTGTTAATCCAGAAGATCCGAGAGTTGAAGAGATACCCCCGCTTGAGGAAGTTAGAACATACTCCTATTCAAGAAGGAAAATTGCAGAGTTGATGGATGGAGAGAAATTCATCGAACTCAGAGGGACAATTGCAAAGCTTTACAGGGTTATAGTTTACGATGCATGTCCCGAGTGCAGGAGGAAAGTTGACTATGATCCAGGTATGGAAGTGTGGATTTGTCCAGAGCATGGGGAGGTAACACCGCTAAAAATGACAGTAGTTGACTTTGGAATTGATGATTCAACAGGTTATATCAGGGTTACACTGTTCGGCGAAGACGCTGCTGAGCTTTTAGGAGTTGATCCCGAGGAAATAAGCGAAAAGCTGAAAGAGCTGACAGAGATGGGAATGACAATCAAGGAAGCTGGAAGAAAATTAGCAGAGGAAGAGTTCTATCCATTACTTGGAAGGGAAATAGTTGTTAGAGGAAACGTCGTCGAAGACAGATTCTTAGGACTCCTTCTCAAAGCGTCTTCATGGGAGGATGTGGATTATAGAGGGGAGATTGAGAGAGTTAGGAGAGAGCTCAAAGGCATTCTTAAGGGGGTGTTCTGA
- a CDS encoding replication protein RepA, with protein MEDLQPQIRRRKPAVERKIGEITEEDTRVALIGKVVKVDKLDYLFWLDDGTGVAVIETEENVLPKVGQTVRIIGRIIRNEGMHIYAEVVQDFSDADLEALEEIQELEKKVLPKIENVLVWWSE; from the coding sequence ATGGAAGATCTTCAACCACAAATTAGACGTAGAAAACCAGCTGTGGAGAGAAAAATCGGTGAGATAACTGAAGAAGATACAAGGGTTGCATTAATTGGAAAGGTAGTCAAAGTGGATAAGCTTGACTACTTATTCTGGCTTGATGACGGTACTGGTGTTGCTGTAATCGAGACAGAAGAGAACGTCCTTCCAAAAGTTGGACAGACTGTTAGAATAATAGGCAGAATAATCAGGAACGAGGGGATGCACATCTATGCCGAGGTTGTTCAAGACTTCAGTGATGCAGATTTGGAAGCTTTAGAAGAAATCCAAGAGCTTGAGAAAAAAGTTTTGCCAAAAATTGAAAATGTCTTGGTGTGGTGGTCAGAATGA